One region of Lebetimonas natsushimae genomic DNA includes:
- a CDS encoding sensor histidine kinase, with protein MNLSKENEELLKNLETLIERTYEVEKEFIELKNILNGVIEFLPHALWVIDENGEIVASNSKTKEFDFIPNEGEIEINDKVYLIRTSKIENKKIISATDITEQKRNERLISMGQMAAHLAHEIRNPAASISILLSLLKKECPNNELIEEAKSAIFRIERIIKSTLLFSKGLKLNKKNFYLSELKKDLDEIIKYYSFSKEIEFIFFLPDIEITADYDLILLVLQNMVINAIDAIEEDEKEEGIVEILYDKNKNYHIINIYDSGKEIEDKNILFTPFKSTKTKGNGLGLALSKEIIEAHNGKIELSKEKKGFRIYLPI; from the coding sequence ATGAATCTCTCAAAAGAAAATGAAGAACTTTTAAAAAATCTTGAAACGTTAATTGAGAGAACATACGAAGTAGAAAAAGAGTTTATCGAACTCAAAAATATTTTAAACGGTGTTATAGAATTCCTTCCCCACGCTCTTTGGGTAATAGATGAAAATGGTGAAATAGTAGCTTCAAATTCAAAAACAAAAGAATTTGATTTTATCCCAAACGAAGGTGAAATTGAAATAAATGACAAAGTCTACCTAATCAGAACTTCAAAAATTGAAAATAAAAAAATTATAAGTGCCACTGACATAACTGAACAAAAAAGAAATGAAAGATTAATTTCAATGGGACAAATGGCAGCGCATCTGGCACATGAAATAAGAAATCCGGCAGCTTCTATTTCCATCTTACTCTCTTTGCTTAAAAAAGAATGCCCAAACAATGAATTAATTGAAGAAGCCAAAAGTGCAATATTTAGGATCGAGAGAATTATTAAATCCACTCTTCTTTTTTCAAAAGGTTTAAAACTTAATAAAAAGAATTTTTATTTAAGCGAACTTAAAAAAGATTTGGATGAAATTATAAAATATTATTCATTTTCTAAAGAAATCGAATTTATTTTCTTTTTGCCTGATATTGAAATAACAGCCGATTATGATTTAATTTTACTTGTTTTACAAAATATGGTAATAAATGCAATTGATGCCATTGAAGAAGATGAAAAGGAAGAAGGAATTGTTGAAATTTTATATGACAAAAATAAAAATTACCATATCATTAATATTTATGATTCAGGTAAAGAAATAGAAGATAAAAATATACTATTCACACCTTTTAAATCCACAAAAACAAAAGGCAATGGATTAGGTTTGGCCCTTAGCAAAGAAATTATAGAAGCTCATAATGGTAAAATAGAACTCTCAAAAGAAAAAAAAGGATTCAGGATATATTTACCTATTTAA
- a CDS encoding fatty acid--CoA ligase, with translation MKYQYNNFYEILEKNAKRLKNKPAYFIDNRKITWDRLKKKVDTFARALELIGVKKTDLVPILVANSIEYIVALLGIQKLGAVAVPINTFLKEEEITFILNDTEAEILIASSKFKNNLKNIRKNTKVKKIIWEGETDNIDENNISFSEILSNFESHEVKELPKIDDLAVIIYTSGTTGKPKGAMLTYKNFFANIYGVNELIKLTNKDRFIAYLPMFHSFTLTVNILLPMFYGSPVVIIRSIMPFSNIIKQTLLKRVTIFTGVPDVYSALSRAKLPFYFHWFNKVRFFISGAAPLPAEVLDRFSKKFKKAKLLEGYGLSECSPVVAVNRPELQKPLSVGPAIPGVEVKIVNDELVEVPLGKPGEIIVKGDNVMKGYYKREEATDETIINGWLLTGDIGKMDEDGYIYILDRKKDLIISKGVNIYPREIEEVCLKYPGVKECAVVGKKENGDEIPVAFIEPEENIKINELELKKFLKQHLANYKIPKSIYVVNELPKNATGKVLKRKLRENLEDYIK, from the coding sequence AAAACAAACCTGCCTATTTTATAGATAATAGAAAAATTACATGGGACAGACTCAAAAAGAAAGTCGATACTTTTGCCAGAGCTTTAGAATTAATAGGAGTTAAAAAAACTGATTTAGTTCCTATATTAGTTGCTAATTCCATTGAATATATCGTTGCGCTTTTAGGTATTCAAAAATTAGGAGCTGTGGCAGTTCCTATTAATACTTTTTTAAAAGAAGAAGAAATCACTTTTATTTTAAACGATACAGAGGCTGAAATTTTAATAGCTTCAAGCAAATTCAAAAATAATCTGAAAAATATAAGAAAAAACACTAAAGTTAAAAAAATAATCTGGGAAGGTGAAACCGATAATATAGATGAAAATAATATTTCTTTTTCTGAAATACTCTCAAATTTTGAATCTCATGAAGTAAAAGAACTTCCAAAAATAGACGATTTAGCAGTTATTATTTACACCTCCGGAACGACCGGAAAACCAAAAGGCGCAATGCTTACATACAAGAACTTTTTTGCAAATATTTACGGTGTAAATGAACTTATCAAACTGACCAATAAAGACAGATTTATTGCATACCTTCCTATGTTTCACTCTTTCACACTTACTGTAAATATACTGCTTCCCATGTTTTATGGCTCACCTGTTGTAATAATACGCTCTATTATGCCGTTTAGCAATATTATTAAACAAACTCTTTTAAAAAGAGTTACTATTTTTACAGGAGTACCTGATGTTTATTCTGCTTTATCCAGAGCAAAACTTCCTTTTTATTTTCACTGGTTTAATAAAGTAAGATTTTTCATTTCAGGCGCCGCCCCGCTTCCAGCGGAAGTACTTGATAGATTTTCCAAGAAATTCAAAAAAGCCAAACTTCTTGAAGGATACGGGCTTAGTGAATGTTCCCCTGTTGTGGCGGTTAACAGACCTGAACTACAAAAACCCCTCTCAGTCGGTCCCGCAATACCTGGAGTAGAGGTAAAAATAGTAAATGATGAATTAGTTGAAGTGCCTTTGGGAAAACCAGGTGAAATAATAGTTAAAGGCGATAATGTTATGAAAGGATATTATAAAAGAGAAGAAGCCACAGATGAAACAATAATAAACGGCTGGCTGTTAACCGGTGATATTGGAAAAATGGATGAAGACGGATATATTTATATCCTGGATAGAAAAAAAGATTTAATCATCAGTAAAGGTGTAAATATTTATCCAAGGGAAATTGAAGAAGTTTGTTTAAAATATCCAGGAGTGAAAGAATGTGCGGTAGTAGGTAAAAAAGAAAACGGAGATGAAATACCGGTGGCATTTATAGAACCGGAAGAAAATATAAAAATAAATGAACTTGAACTTAAAAAATTTTTAAAACAACACCTGGCAAATTATAAAATACCAAAAAGTATTTATGTAGTAAATGAATTACCTAAAAATGCGACTGGAAAAGTCTTAAAAAGGAAACTCAGAGAAAATTTAGAGGATTATATTAAATGA